In the Mycolicibacter minnesotensis genome, TGACGGCCAGGCCGTCGGTGATCGCCATTTCGCCGGCGCCTACACGCGCGGTCTCGAATGCGTACGTCGTGGCGCCGTCGCCGCGACCGCTGGTCCAGATCCGGGTCTCCAGGTCGTCGCCGGGCAGCACCATCTTGGAGAACCGCACTGCCAACCGCCGTAGCCGGCTGACATCTGAGCCGGCCACCTCGGTGAGCACCGCCCAGGACGTGAACGCCATAGTGCACAGGCCGTGCGCGATGATCCCCGGCAGTCCGGCGTCGCGGGCGACGTCCTCGTCCAGGTGGATCGGCATCGGATCACCCGCGGCCGGCCCGTAGCGGAACGTCTGGTCGTGGTCGACGTGCTGGACGACCTTGGCCACCGGCGCCTGCTCGCGCAGCGCGTCATCGAACTTGTGTCCGGGGCTGAGTTCGCCGATCCTTTTGCCCGCATTGTGTCCGCGGAAGAAACAGGTCACGTATTGCTCGTTGACCAGTTCGCCTTCCTCGGTGCGGCATTCGAGCAGAATCGCCGCGCGGGTGCCTTTCTCCAGTCCTTCGTAGCCGATCATCTTGCCGCGGGAGATCAGCTTGTCTCCCGGTCGGATGGGCCGGTGGAACCAGAAGTCCTGTTCGCCGTGCACCACCCGCGGGATCAGCTCTACCGGTGCCACCTCGACGGCTGGGACCAGCAGTGACTCGAACACCGGCACGATCGCGAACACCGGCGGTGCGAGGTCGCCGCCGCGGTGCGCGGCGATCGGGTCGTTGGTCGCCTCGGCGTACTCGACGATCCGCTCGCGGGTGACCTCGAATCGGTCCTCGTCGCTCCATTTGTCCAGCCCGGCATCGTCGAATGCCAGATCGTCGGCCACCTCAGGCCGCCGCCGACGCCAGCGCCTCGAGCTGGGCGAGGGTCTTGTCGAGTTGCTTGGCGCCGTCCTTCTCGACCGCCTTGCCCAGCGCACCCTTGATCAGCGCGCCCTCGAAGTCGCCGGCCACGCTGAATTGGGAGCCGTCACCATCGGGCGTGACCGTGAAGTCGAAGCGGCACTTCACGCCCGCCATGCCGGTGCCCGACAGTGTCAGGCTGGTGGGTGCGTCGACCTTCTCGACGGTCCATTCGATCTTGTTCGCCATCCCGAGCATGACGATCTTGGCGGTCAGTGCCGTTCCTTCGGTGAGAGCGGCCGGCGGCTCGGTGAGCCACTTCTCGTGAATGGTGAACCACTTGTCCCAGCTGGACAGGTCGCCGATGGTGTCCCACAGCGCGTTCGGGCTGACGGCGAGGCTTTTGGTGGCTTCGATGTGTCCCATGGTGCGTCCTCCTCGGGTGATGGCTCAGCGCTCGGCGCGCTGGTAGGCGGTGACCACGGCGGCGCCGCCGAGGCCGATGTTGTGTTGCAGGGCGGCGGTGACATCCGGCACCTGGCGCTTGTCGGCGTCACCGCGGAGCTGCCAGGTCAGTTCCGAGCACTGCGCCAAACCGGTGGCCCCCAGCGGGTGTCCCTTGGAGATCAGTCCGCCAGACGGATTGACCACCCAGCGCCCCCCGTAGGTGGTGTCGCCGTCGTCGATCAGCCGGGGCGCATCACCCTGCGCGCACAGCCCCAGCGCTTCGTAGAGCAACAGTTCGTTGGCCGAGAAGCAGTCGTGCAGCTCGATCACTTGAAAGTCTTCGGGACCCAGGCCGGACTGCTGGTAGACGCGCTGTGCGGCTTGCACATTCATGTCGTAGCCGATGAGATTCTTTGCGCTGCCGTCGAAGGTGGAGCCGAAGTCGGTGGTCATCGCCTGTCCGACGATTTCGACGGCGCGGCCGGCCAGGCCGTGCTTGTCGACGAATGCTTCGCTTGCCAGGATCGCCGCTCCGGAGCCGTCCGAGGTCGGCGAGCATTGCAGCTTGGTCAGGGGGTCGTAGATCATCCGCGAGCCCAGGATGTCTTCGAGGCTGTATTCGTCCTGGAACTGGGCGTAGGGGTTGTTGACCGAATGCTTGTGGTTCTTGTAGCCGATCTTGGCGAAATGCTCGGCGGTGGAACCGTGTTGTTTGATGTGCTCGCGGCCGGCGGCGCCGAACATCCACGGCGCCACGGGGAACAGCACTTCGGAGATCTCGGCCAGCGCGAGCACATGCTTTTCCATCGGCTGGGCGCGGTCGTCGTAGGTGGACCCCAGCGAGCCGGGCTGCATCTTCTCGAAGCCCAGTGCGATGGTGCAGTCGGCCAGCCCGCCCCGGATCGCCTGGGCGGCCAGATACAGCGCAGTCGACCCGGTCGAACAGTTGTTGTTGACATTGACTACGGGAATCCCGGTCAGTCCCAACTCGTACAGTGCCCGCTGCCCCGAGGTGGACTCGCCATAGACGTAACCGACGTAGCCCTGCTCCACCTCGCGGTAGTCGATCCCAGCGTCGGCCAAAGCCTTGGTGCCGGATTCCCGGGCCATGTCGGGGTAGTCCCACGCCGATCCGTCGTCGTTGGTTCGCCGGCCCGGCTTCTCGAACTTCGTCATGCCGACGCCGATTACGTACACCTTGTTCGCCATGGTTCCCTTTCGCGTCCGACCAATGGCCAGAAACATACAGTCCTGACTGCATCTTTACAAGGGTGTCCAGAGCGACGCGGTAGGGCGAGGGTGATGTGTTGTCGGCCTGCGAATCAGCCGGACGGCGGCAAAACGCCGGCGGCGACCTGACGCAGGTGCACGCAGGCGCGATCCCAGCGTCGCCGGGCGCGCAGCGGATCGTCGTCGACGAAGTTTGACACCAGGATGCCGCGCAGCGCGTCCATCGCGGTGTAGACCACGTTGCGAATCGCCTTCTGCGCCGGGTGCCCGGGCATCAGCTGGGCGATCGCGGCAACCAAGGTGGCGTTGACGACGCCTTCTACCCGTTCGATGTGCTGCGCGAGGACCCGGTCGGTGCGGGCGGCGACCCAAAGTTCCACCGTGGCAATGAACATCGGCCCTTGATGCGCTTCCCAAAGGAAGTCCAGGGCGGTTGCCACCGGATCCGGAATCGACCGGACCTGGCCGAGTTCACGAATCGCGGCCTGCGTGCGCTGCTGGGCGAGGTGCTCGACGGCGGCGACGACAAGGTCTTCCTTCGAGCGGAAATGATGGATCTGGGCGCCCCGGGTGACGCCGGCCAGCTCGGCGATGCGCGGCGTCGTGGTGCCGGAGTAGCCGTAGTTCACCAGGCATTCGATGGTGGCGTCGAGCAGCCGCGTCCGCATCGCGGCGCTGCGCTCGGCCTGGGTGCGCCGCACCGCCGGTGCCGTATTGCTCGCCGCCATCCCACCACCTCCGACTCACCGACTCCCACAAGGCCCGCGCGTCAGCATAACGTCCGGGTACACCTTTACCTACGTTCGTGTCGGCATGTAACTGCCTCGGGCGGTCTCCTCACCACACCATGTGCACCTGTTCGGCCCAGCCGAGGAGACCGGTCACGGCGACATCGGTCCCGTCGTCGGTGCGGATGCGCCCGTCGTAGTGCCCGAAACACTGATGGGTGCCGGGCAATGGCGACCGGTGGTGAAATGGGGTGAACGTCAGCTGCACCTGATCGGAGTCGGGCGTTCGGATTGTCCAGGGCCCGCTGTACTCGGGGTAGTGCCAGTCCAACTCGGCGCCGATCTTGCTCAGTCGGCCATCGACGCAGAGCGCGTTTTCGGTGCTCCCGGTGCCAACTGTCCACTTGCCGCCCAGCTGTAGGCCGACCGTGCGTCCGTCGGTGCTACCGGAGGCCGCACCCCAGTTCCATACGATGTTGGCCGGCCAGCGGCCCCGCCCGTGGTCGAGCACACCCCACCCGCCGGCGAAGTCATAGGTCTGGGCTCCTACCCGAACGATTCCCGAAGCGGGCCGCGCGGTGTGCTTGGCGGTGTACTGGAATCTGCTCTCGCTCCACGGCACCACCACTGCCAGCGTCTCGTGCTCGGGCGGCAGCGTGACAAACAGGTCGCCGGCCATCGGGCCGGCAGAGGTCTTGCAGGAGAACCGAATCCGCGTGCCGTCAGGCTCGGTGGTGAGATCGATCGCGATCAGGCCACGAGCGGTTGCCGGTCCATCGCCGAGGCTCGACGGTAGCGCTATCCCCCACCCACCCGGGTGCAGACAACTCCGGCTCACCTCACGCCCGGAATAGTCCAGGAACAAGACGTTGCTCACCCCGAGATAGTCGAGGTCGGCGACGGTGACCGCGATCAGATGGGTGGGCGTCGTGACACACCAGTACTCCCACCGCTTCGTGCGGCCCCAGCCACGCAGGTTGCAGCGGTGCTGCGGAGTTCGGGTCCAACCGATGGCAGCCGGGTTCAGCTGCCCGGTCGAGGTACACAGATCGACGGCCTGAGTGATCTCGCACTCGTTGGTGGCCACCGGCGGACTATAGCGTCGCCGGACGGATGACGACCACCGATTTGGTCCGCCGTCCCGAGTCCTCCAGCAGCGCGATCACCCGGCCGTCGGGAGCGGTGGCCGCATAGATGCCCGCTATGTCGGCGGGCGCCAGCGGCCGGCCGTGGCCGGCATCGACGGCTTCCTCGGCGGAGAGGTCGCGGCGCGGAAACGTCTGTAGGCAGGCATCATCGAGGCTGTAGCTCAGCGCGGGACGCTCCCCCAGTTCCTCGAGGGTGCGGGCCTGGTCCAGCCCGAAGCTGCCGGCCCGGGTTCGCCGCAATGCGGTCAGATGCCCGCCGACTTCCAGGGCGTTGCCCATGTCGCGGGCAAGCGCACGGATGTAGGTTCCCGCTGAACAGTCCACCTCGACGTCCAGATCCACGAACTGCTCTTCGCGCCGTAGCGCCAGCAACGCGAAGCGCGTGATGTGCACCGGCCGGGCGGCCAGCTCGACGGGGTTGCCTTCCCTGGCCAGCTGATAGGACCGCTTGCCGGCGACCTTGATGGCGCTGACCGTCGAGGGCACCTGCGCTATATCGCCACGCAACCCGGCGATCGCCGCACCGATCTGCTGTTCGGTGACGTGCGCCGCCGGTGTCGTCGCCAGGACCTCACCTTCGGCATCCTCGGTCGAGGTGGTCTGCCCCAGGCGGATGGTGGCGGCGTACGACTTCTGCGACGTGGTCAGCAAACCCAGGATCTTGGTGGCACGTTCGATGCCGATCACCAGCACCCCGGTTGCCATCGGATCGAGTGTTCCGGCGTGGCCCACCTTGCGGGTGCCGAAGAATCTGCGACACCGCGCAACGACGTCGTGGCTGGTGATTCCCGCGGGTTTGTCGACGATCACCAGGCCGGCCGGCACTGCACTCACAGCACGATCGCCGTCAGCACCAGACCACCGGCCACCGACCATCGGCCACCCAGCTCGGTCAGCGGCGGTCCGGACAACGCCACGGGGTCAACGAGGATGCGCGAGGAAAACGTGCCGTCGGGATCGAAGGTGATGTGCGCATCTTCGAAACCCAGCCACCGCCTGGTCAACGGGAACCATGCCTTATAGGTGGCCTCTTTGGCGCAGAACAGGATTCGGTCCCAGTGCTGGCCTTCCGGCAACTCCGCGAGTTGGTCGCGCTCGACGGGCAGACTGACGGCTTTGAGCACGCCGTCGGGCAGTACGTCGTGCGGTTCGGCGTCGATCCCCACCGATCGCACCGCCGCGCTGCGGCCCACCACTGCGCCGCGGAACCCCGCGCAGTGCGTCAAACTGCCGACCACGCCCTCAGGCCACGAAGGTTCGCCCTTCTCCCCCTTGAGGATCGCCACCGGCGGCTGACCGAGCTCCTCCAGAGCCAGCCGGGCGCAGTAGCGCGCGGTGACGAACTCGTTGCGGCGCTTAGCAACCGAACGTGCGACCAGCGGCTCCTCCTCGGGGAGCGGCGCCAGTCCAGGCGGATCGTCGTAACGTTCGGCCCAGGCCAGCGATCCCGTCGGAACCCCGTCGAGCACCCTGTCCAGCAACCCGCTCATCGTGCCTGCCGCCTGCGTAGCCGCTCGGTGAATTTCGCGCTGGCCTCCCGCATCTCATCGGTGATGACGAAGTGCCCGCCGAACTCGTTGAGGTAGCCGGGAGCGTACTGCGGTTCCGGCAGGATCTGTCGCAGCCATCGATGCGGCCGGCGGCGGCGCCACTCCCGCGGATAGCCCACCGAAACCTCCTCGAAGCGCACCCCGTCGTAGTACGTGGTGCGCGGGATGTGCAGATGGCCGTAGACCGAACACGTCGCGTTGTAGCGGGTGTGCCAGTCGGCGGTTTCGACGGTGCCGCACCAGAGCGAGAACTCCGGATAGAACAGCGCATCGCAGGGCTGGCGCACCATCGGGAAGTGGTTGACCAGCACAGTCGGCGTCATCCAGTCCAGGTCGTCCAGGCGCTTTCGGGTGACCGCGACCCGGTCACGACACCACGCATCCCGGGTGCCGTATGGCTCGGGCGACAGCAGGAACTCGTCGGTGGCCACCACGTTGTTCTCCCGCGCGATCGCCAGGCCCTCGGCTTTGGTGGACGCTCCGTCCGGCAGGAAGGTGTAGTCGTAGAGCAGGAACATCGGCACGATCGTGGCGGGGCCGCCCTGCTCGGTCCAGACCGGGAAGGGATGCTCGGGCGTGAGGACACCCATCTGGTCGCACATGTCGACGAGGTAGTCATAGCGCGACCGGCCGAACACCTGCATCGGGTCCTTCGTGGTGGTCCACAGCTCGTGGTTTCCCGGAACCCAGATCACCTTCGCGAAG is a window encoding:
- a CDS encoding lipid-transfer protein, producing the protein MANKVYVIGVGMTKFEKPGRRTNDDGSAWDYPDMARESGTKALADAGIDYREVEQGYVGYVYGESTSGQRALYELGLTGIPVVNVNNNCSTGSTALYLAAQAIRGGLADCTIALGFEKMQPGSLGSTYDDRAQPMEKHVLALAEISEVLFPVAPWMFGAAGREHIKQHGSTAEHFAKIGYKNHKHSVNNPYAQFQDEYSLEDILGSRMIYDPLTKLQCSPTSDGSGAAILASEAFVDKHGLAGRAVEIVGQAMTTDFGSTFDGSAKNLIGYDMNVQAAQRVYQQSGLGPEDFQVIELHDCFSANELLLYEALGLCAQGDAPRLIDDGDTTYGGRWVVNPSGGLISKGHPLGATGLAQCSELTWQLRGDADKRQVPDVTAALQHNIGLGGAAVVTAYQRAER
- a CDS encoding DUF2804 domain-containing protein; its protein translation is MATNECEITQAVDLCTSTGQLNPAAIGWTRTPQHRCNLRGWGRTKRWEYWCVTTPTHLIAVTVADLDYLGVSNVLFLDYSGREVSRSCLHPGGWGIALPSSLGDGPATARGLIAIDLTTEPDGTRIRFSCKTSAGPMAGDLFVTLPPEHETLAVVVPWSESRFQYTAKHTARPASGIVRVGAQTYDFAGGWGVLDHGRGRWPANIVWNWGAASGSTDGRTVGLQLGGKWTVGTGSTENALCVDGRLSKIGAELDWHYPEYSGPWTIRTPDSDQVQLTFTPFHHRSPLPGTHQCFGHYDGRIRTDDGTDVAVTGLLGWAEQVHMVW
- a CDS encoding type II toxin-antitoxin system Rv0910 family toxin; this translates as MGHIEATKSLAVSPNALWDTIGDLSSWDKWFTIHEKWLTEPPAALTEGTALTAKIVMLGMANKIEWTVEKVDAPTSLTLSGTGMAGVKCRFDFTVTPDGDGSQFSVAGDFEGALIKGALGKAVEKDGAKQLDKTLAQLEALASAAA
- a CDS encoding MaoC/PaaZ C-terminal domain-containing protein translates to MADDLAFDDAGLDKWSDEDRFEVTRERIVEYAEATNDPIAAHRGGDLAPPVFAIVPVFESLLVPAVEVAPVELIPRVVHGEQDFWFHRPIRPGDKLISRGKMIGYEGLEKGTRAAILLECRTEEGELVNEQYVTCFFRGHNAGKRIGELSPGHKFDDALREQAPVAKVVQHVDHDQTFRYGPAAGDPMPIHLDEDVARDAGLPGIIAHGLCTMAFTSWAVLTEVAGSDVSRLRRLAVRFSKMVLPGDDLETRIWTSGRGDGATTYAFETARVGAGEMAITDGLAVIAD
- a CDS encoding metallophosphoesterase family protein, with the translated sequence MTTHTPRAADGPTLWAISDLHTGHLGNKPITEDLHPATGDDWLIVAGDVAERTDEIRWALDLLRKRFAKVIWVPGNHELWTTTKDPMQVFGRSRYDYLVDMCDQMGVLTPEHPFPVWTEQGGPATIVPMFLLYDYTFLPDGASTKAEGLAIARENNVVATDEFLLSPEPYGTRDAWCRDRVAVTRKRLDDLDWMTPTVLVNHFPMVRQPCDALFYPEFSLWCGTVETADWHTRYNATCSVYGHLHIPRTTYYDGVRFEEVSVGYPREWRRRRPHRWLRQILPEPQYAPGYLNEFGGHFVITDEMREASAKFTERLRRRQAR
- the pptT gene encoding 4'-phosphopantetheinyl transferase PptT, which translates into the protein MSGLLDRVLDGVPTGSLAWAERYDDPPGLAPLPEEEPLVARSVAKRRNEFVTARYCARLALEELGQPPVAILKGEKGEPSWPEGVVGSLTHCAGFRGAVVGRSAAVRSVGIDAEPHDVLPDGVLKAVSLPVERDQLAELPEGQHWDRILFCAKEATYKAWFPLTRRWLGFEDAHITFDPDGTFSSRILVDPVALSGPPLTELGGRWSVAGGLVLTAIVL
- the truB gene encoding tRNA pseudouridine(55) synthase TruB, which codes for MSAVPAGLVIVDKPAGITSHDVVARCRRFFGTRKVGHAGTLDPMATGVLVIGIERATKILGLLTTSQKSYAATIRLGQTTSTEDAEGEVLATTPAAHVTEQQIGAAIAGLRGDIAQVPSTVSAIKVAGKRSYQLAREGNPVELAARPVHITRFALLALRREEQFVDLDVEVDCSAGTYIRALARDMGNALEVGGHLTALRRTRAGSFGLDQARTLEELGERPALSYSLDDACLQTFPRRDLSAEEAVDAGHGRPLAPADIAGIYAATAPDGRVIALLEDSGRRTKSVVVIRPATL
- a CDS encoding TetR/AcrR family transcriptional regulator, whose product is MAASNTAPAVRRTQAERSAAMRTRLLDATIECLVNYGYSGTTTPRIAELAGVTRGAQIHHFRSKEDLVVAAVEHLAQQRTQAAIRELGQVRSIPDPVATALDFLWEAHQGPMFIATVELWVAARTDRVLAQHIERVEGVVNATLVAAIAQLMPGHPAQKAIRNVVYTAMDALRGILVSNFVDDDPLRARRRWDRACVHLRQVAAGVLPPSG